A part of Melittangium boletus DSM 14713 genomic DNA contains:
- a CDS encoding cysteine hydrolase, translating into MDPKKTAVVLIEYQNDFTSEGGNFHSAVKPVMERTGMLANTVKTVTQARQLGVTIIHAPITFTPDYHELTPAPYGILKGVVDTQSFRKGTWGAEIVDVLKPQDKDIVVEGKRGLCGFASTNLDFVLRSRGITDIALGGFLTNCCVESTMRTGYEKGYNVITLKDCTATLSEEEQRLAIEKNYPMFSRPMNHDEFLSKLHG; encoded by the coding sequence ATGGATCCGAAGAAGACGGCAGTGGTGCTCATCGAGTATCAGAACGACTTCACTTCCGAGGGGGGCAACTTCCACTCCGCGGTGAAACCGGTCATGGAGCGCACGGGCATGCTCGCCAACACGGTGAAGACGGTGACCCAGGCGAGACAGCTCGGCGTCACCATCATCCACGCCCCCATCACCTTCACGCCGGACTACCACGAGCTCACCCCGGCCCCCTACGGCATCCTCAAGGGGGTCGTGGACACCCAATCCTTCCGCAAGGGGACGTGGGGCGCGGAGATCGTGGACGTGCTGAAGCCTCAGGACAAGGACATCGTGGTGGAGGGCAAGCGGGGCCTGTGCGGCTTCGCCAGCACCAACCTGGACTTCGTGCTGCGCAGCCGGGGCATCACCGACATCGCGCTCGGGGGCTTTCTCACCAACTGCTGCGTCGAGTCGACCATGCGCACGGGCTACGAGAAGGGCTACAACGTCATCACCCTGAAGGACTGCACGGCGACGCTCAGCGAGGAGGAGCAGCGCCTGGCGATCGAGAAGAACTACCCCATGTTCTCCCGGCCGATGAACCACGACGAGTTCCTGTCGAAACTCCACGGATAG
- a CDS encoding sensor histidine kinase, whose translation MSATGGLWSDRTAKVLAFLIVGFFVGDVLLLGRFNPWTLGFRVLWALSILSYSFVSARNWAAWERRLRDSHVVVASVSVLGLVTATGGIHSPYFVLVTALPLACCLMYRRGRRAAMLSGATVAVGVFVMTWWMEHHLHKAMLYTSITLAITIFSIHLANQVRLTQGVEQQARLERARRESLEALAVSEHRRAQAEKLAALGRLASDVAHEINNPLAYVGSNVDFVRDALETPGTASQEELTEVLLQTREGLRHIRQIVADLRGFARMDIHEPTECTLTGVVADALKLASLRLKHVARLRVDVPENLPELFVVRQRLVQVVLNLLINAGDALEERGTRDGEIHVRGLAEKGRVLLLIEDNGPGFAPDVLPRIFEAFFTTKGPDKGTGLGLSLSRELVTQFGGELSASNRPEGGARLRLELPAHHAPP comes from the coding sequence GTGAGCGCGACGGGAGGATTGTGGAGCGATCGGACGGCCAAGGTCCTGGCGTTCCTGATCGTCGGCTTCTTCGTTGGGGATGTGCTGCTGTTGGGCCGCTTCAATCCCTGGACGCTGGGATTTCGCGTTTTGTGGGCGCTGAGCATCCTGAGCTACTCGTTCGTCTCCGCCAGGAACTGGGCGGCCTGGGAACGTCGGCTCAGGGACTCGCACGTCGTGGTTGCCAGTGTTTCCGTCCTGGGGCTCGTCACGGCGACCGGCGGTATCCACAGCCCCTACTTCGTCCTGGTGACGGCCCTGCCACTCGCCTGTTGCTTGATGTACCGGCGGGGCAGGCGCGCCGCCATGCTGAGCGGAGCGACCGTCGCCGTGGGGGTCTTCGTGATGACGTGGTGGATGGAACATCACCTGCACAAGGCGATGCTCTACACGTCCATCACCCTGGCCATCACGATCTTCTCCATCCACCTCGCCAACCAGGTGCGGCTGACGCAGGGAGTGGAGCAGCAAGCACGGCTCGAGCGTGCCCGCCGGGAGTCGCTGGAAGCCCTCGCCGTCAGCGAGCACCGCCGCGCCCAGGCGGAAAAATTGGCGGCACTCGGACGTCTGGCCTCGGACGTGGCGCACGAGATCAACAATCCCCTGGCCTACGTGGGCTCCAATGTCGACTTCGTGCGCGACGCGCTGGAGACACCGGGCACGGCGTCCCAGGAGGAACTCACCGAGGTGCTCCTGCAGACGCGTGAGGGCCTGCGGCACATCCGGCAGATCGTCGCCGATCTGAGGGGCTTCGCGCGCATGGACATCCACGAGCCCACGGAGTGCACCCTGACGGGTGTGGTGGCGGATGCCCTGAAGCTGGCATCGCTCCGGCTCAAGCACGTGGCACGGCTGCGCGTGGACGTGCCCGAGAATCTGCCGGAGCTCTTCGTCGTGCGGCAACGGCTGGTGCAGGTGGTGCTCAACCTGCTGATCAACGCGGGCGACGCACTGGAGGAGCGGGGAACACGCGACGGAGAGATCCACGTGCGCGGCCTCGCCGAGAAGGGCCGGGTCCTGCTGCTCATCGAGGACAACGGACCCGGCTTCGCCCCGGACGTGTTGCCTCGGATCTTCGAGGCCTTCTTCACCACCAAGGGCCCCGACAAGGGCACCGGCCTGGGCCTGAGCCTGTCGCGCGAGCTGGTCACGCAGTTCGGCGGTGAGCTCTCCGCCAGCAATCGCCCGGAGGGGGGGGCCCGCCTGCGCCTCGAACTCCCCGCCCACCACGCTCCCCCGTGA
- a CDS encoding cyclic nucleotide-binding domain-containing protein gives MPGVSNSVLVVPSHLSPEARERLTEDLYDVHRRIFDGVERESFARYVVESKATHTWILVHHDEAGRTVGYCAVHLFEKRFAGRPTAVVRMEAGLLRAFRGGHANVRFGLHMILRYLLRNPGQRMFYLGSLVHPSSYSVFTSYCGEVWPRRGTTTPGELLSFMDELAVEFGLERVESSNPLVRHVGWRTRETEMEREYWRCCDKLPVRYFIEANPGYSEGHGLVTLVPLTMTNLLGVLRSMGKRSVHQPFQAMLALAQRTSLGARLFRADVARRLRQSALFSHFDDASLLKLALRAEVVSLSGGQYVFHKGDTSDEMYLLVRGAAYVLMEDGAREKVVDELGHGSLFGEMAMLAGERRSASIQVATHSVLVRIRRSVLMPLWESNAHLRQGLWRMFTERRFDDLARGVARFRHLGRKERLALIHQGEHHELQVGETLALSPGSNLFVVSGVLELEQDGVWVATRGALLLEMTKASRVRANAATRLVVLPRRESVLHPLRAAG, from the coding sequence ATGCCAGGAGTGTCAAATTCCGTTCTCGTCGTGCCTTCCCACTTGTCTCCCGAGGCGCGCGAACGCCTCACGGAGGACCTCTACGACGTGCACAGGCGGATCTTCGATGGCGTGGAGCGCGAGTCCTTCGCCCGGTACGTGGTCGAGTCGAAGGCCACCCACACGTGGATCCTGGTGCACCACGACGAGGCGGGCAGAACCGTGGGCTACTGCGCGGTGCACCTCTTCGAGAAACGCTTCGCGGGTCGGCCCACGGCCGTTGTTCGGATGGAAGCGGGCCTGCTGAGGGCCTTCCGAGGAGGGCACGCCAACGTCCGATTCGGGCTGCACATGATCTTGCGCTACCTGCTACGGAATCCGGGCCAGCGGATGTTCTATCTCGGCTCGCTGGTGCATCCCTCCAGCTACTCGGTGTTCACCAGCTACTGCGGAGAGGTGTGGCCTCGGCGGGGGACGACGACGCCCGGGGAGTTGTTGAGCTTCATGGACGAGCTGGCCGTGGAGTTCGGCCTGGAGCGCGTGGAGTCCTCCAATCCCCTGGTGCGGCACGTGGGTTGGCGCACGCGCGAGACGGAGATGGAACGGGAGTACTGGCGGTGCTGCGACAAGCTCCCGGTGCGCTACTTCATCGAGGCCAATCCCGGCTACTCCGAGGGACATGGCCTGGTGACGCTCGTTCCTCTCACCATGACCAATCTGCTGGGTGTTCTGCGCTCCATGGGGAAGCGATCCGTGCATCAGCCGTTCCAGGCGATGCTTGCCCTGGCCCAACGCACGTCGCTCGGGGCTCGGCTGTTCCGAGCCGACGTGGCGCGGCGATTGCGCCAGTCGGCGCTCTTCTCCCACTTCGACGACGCCTCGCTGCTCAAGCTGGCCCTGCGCGCGGAGGTCGTTTCTCTCTCCGGGGGCCAATATGTCTTCCACAAGGGTGATACCAGCGACGAGATGTACCTGCTCGTGCGCGGCGCGGCCTACGTGCTGATGGAGGACGGCGCGCGAGAGAAGGTGGTGGACGAGCTGGGCCACGGCTCGCTGTTCGGTGAAATGGCCATGCTCGCCGGCGAGCGGCGCTCCGCCTCCATCCAGGTCGCCACCCACTCCGTGTTGGTGCGCATCCGTCGCTCGGTGTTGATGCCCTTGTGGGAATCCAATGCCCATTTGAGGCAGGGCCTGTGGCGGATGTTCACCGAGCGCCGCTTCGATGACCTCGCGCGAGGCGTGGCACGGTTCAGGCACCTCGGGCGCAAGGAGCGGCTCGCGCTGATTCACCAGGGTGAACACCACGAATTGCAAGTGGGGGAAACCCTGGCGCTGTCACCGGGCTCGAACCTGTTCGTGGTGTCAGGAGTTCTGGAGTTGGAGCAGGACGGGGTGTGGGTGGCCACGCGCGGAGCGCTGCTCCTCGAGATGACTAAAGCATCGCGCGTGCGCGCCAACGCGGCGACTCGCCTGGTCGTGCTCCCGAGGAGGGAGTCCGTGCTCCATCCGCTTCGGGCAGCGGGGTAG
- a CDS encoding LuxR C-terminal-related transcriptional regulator — MRRESSRTKRKPPLVKELSAALRESLHFSELYESSERALRELFQTEHIALCMSNPDKPTAYDWRTKTTGALFRDHSAWGPPRDFVLQGVTTNPNEAMRDTDILRGGKVEDTQTYLICRANGLPFRRVISMLVTTLEQGVHGGITLYSERRDPFSVRHKHLLQEFQHEWASAFRNIWRYSNVTSRNQLLEEFHLRESTSLVLNSRGKEELRTKGVSALLKSWFDSSALNDEGIPFAWMERLATLVKADGRVAPKLYSLRHSDSNGELKVEFIECPRLGGWQLWELKLQDTRRSQLIPEKWLPHLTPRQWQIVNGVIHGDSNKTIATDMGITDDTVKKQLNKVYKKLGCDSRTDLTSRALRP; from the coding sequence ATGAGACGCGAGTCGAGCCGCACCAAACGAAAACCACCGCTGGTAAAGGAATTGTCGGCGGCTCTTCGCGAGTCCCTGCATTTCTCCGAGCTGTATGAATCCTCGGAGCGAGCCCTTCGTGAGTTATTCCAGACGGAACACATCGCGCTATGCATGTCGAATCCAGACAAGCCCACAGCGTACGACTGGCGGACGAAAACAACAGGTGCCCTCTTCCGCGACCATTCCGCCTGGGGCCCTCCGAGAGACTTCGTTCTCCAGGGAGTCACCACCAACCCCAACGAGGCGATGCGGGACACGGACATCCTTCGGGGAGGAAAAGTAGAAGACACCCAGACCTACCTGATCTGCAGGGCGAATGGGCTGCCCTTCCGGCGCGTCATTTCGATGCTGGTGACCACGCTCGAGCAAGGCGTGCACGGCGGCATCACCCTTTACAGCGAGCGGCGGGATCCCTTCTCTGTCCGCCACAAGCACCTGCTCCAGGAGTTCCAACACGAATGGGCGAGCGCCTTCCGGAACATCTGGCGGTACTCCAACGTGACGTCTCGCAACCAACTCCTGGAGGAATTCCACCTCCGGGAGTCCACCTCACTCGTGCTGAATTCTCGAGGCAAGGAGGAACTACGAACGAAAGGCGTCTCCGCGCTCCTCAAGAGCTGGTTCGACTCCTCTGCGCTCAATGACGAGGGCATTCCGTTCGCTTGGATGGAGCGGCTTGCCACCCTGGTGAAAGCCGATGGCAGGGTGGCGCCCAAGCTGTACTCCTTGCGGCACTCCGACTCCAATGGAGAATTGAAGGTGGAGTTCATCGAGTGCCCTCGTTTGGGCGGCTGGCAGTTATGGGAGTTGAAGCTTCAGGACACCCGTCGTTCTCAACTCATTCCTGAAAAATGGCTACCTCATCTCACGCCACGGCAATGGCAGATTGTGAATGGAGTCATTCATGGCGACAGCAACAAAACAATCGCCACAGACATGGGTATCACCGATGACACAGTGAAGAAGCAGTTGAACAAAGTCTATAAAAAGCTGGGCTGTGACAGCCGAACCGATCTCACCTCCAGGGCATTGCGGCCCTGA
- a CDS encoding DUF6119 family protein, with translation MASTTKGEWSRAGFVPRMFVSMKKSPPKRATRTLTVLLIRREFPTPESALKTPHELTETPLPRGIGFKGVLYTAGSTARQPRWVPFVEEAFPDGVSIPHSMFPAALLFLRASERWFAVTFGPARHLLKPESFEMDFGLKVTLNTVDEKKLRSLDVRTIEELTVHTRRQVSRSSGIDAFSIDDVRDLLGAVTGEPTDSTLAKRLGGRDSLSLTAELSFSELADKCEVLLASYESTHYQKSFAWVDNIRLIREPTTRQRLDDELLRTLNARDFQKVHLAPPEVIDWDGIGFLYPGESVRSADVHGDLDLEECFAAMAEQAEVESGTFELSPEQFKSARIRAVEASGIEYEKWPLYKCLVAELSSGDELHVLSAGQWFRIEKVFAARTLKEASAYVKELKSLPPAKAHQREDQYNEGAALGSTELVCLDKVLDKPKGARSTFETCDLFSNARQFIHVKKMGKSSFLSHLFSQGAVSAETFLRDEDTRHRFKRRVEAQSSVLAKMLGDPTRAPTRGEYEVVFAVIAKANRLGWPRALPFFSQLNFVRQADRLRTLGYKVALCRIDVRK, from the coding sequence ATGGCGAGTACCACCAAAGGGGAATGGTCTCGTGCTGGGTTCGTCCCCAGAATGTTCGTCTCAATGAAAAAGAGTCCTCCCAAGCGCGCGACCCGAACCTTGACCGTCCTCTTGATCCGCCGGGAGTTCCCCACCCCTGAATCCGCACTCAAGACACCCCATGAGCTGACCGAGACGCCGCTCCCGAGAGGAATCGGGTTCAAAGGTGTTCTCTACACGGCCGGATCGACGGCCAGGCAACCCCGGTGGGTGCCCTTCGTGGAAGAGGCATTTCCCGATGGCGTGTCCATTCCACACAGCATGTTCCCGGCGGCGCTCCTCTTTCTCCGCGCGAGCGAGCGATGGTTCGCCGTGACCTTCGGACCCGCACGGCATCTTCTCAAGCCTGAATCCTTCGAGATGGATTTTGGTTTGAAGGTCACGCTCAATACCGTGGATGAGAAGAAGCTGCGCAGCCTCGATGTTCGCACGATCGAGGAGCTGACCGTCCATACGCGTCGACAGGTCAGTCGAAGCTCCGGGATTGATGCCTTCAGCATCGACGATGTCCGAGATCTCCTGGGCGCGGTCACGGGTGAGCCGACGGATTCCACACTCGCGAAGCGATTGGGCGGCCGGGATTCATTGTCCCTGACCGCGGAGCTTTCGTTTTCCGAACTGGCGGACAAGTGCGAGGTGCTTCTCGCGAGCTATGAGAGCACGCATTACCAGAAGAGCTTCGCCTGGGTGGACAACATCCGCCTCATCCGGGAGCCCACCACCCGGCAGCGTCTCGATGATGAGCTACTGAGGACCCTCAATGCTCGCGATTTCCAGAAGGTTCATCTGGCTCCTCCCGAGGTCATCGACTGGGATGGAATAGGCTTTCTGTACCCAGGTGAGTCCGTGAGATCCGCGGATGTTCACGGCGACTTGGATCTGGAGGAGTGTTTCGCCGCGATGGCGGAGCAGGCGGAAGTGGAATCCGGAACGTTCGAACTCTCGCCCGAGCAGTTCAAGTCGGCCAGGATTCGCGCCGTCGAGGCGTCAGGCATCGAGTATGAGAAGTGGCCCCTCTACAAGTGTCTGGTCGCGGAGTTGAGCAGCGGCGATGAACTCCATGTTCTGTCGGCGGGTCAGTGGTTCAGGATCGAAAAGGTCTTCGCCGCCAGGACGCTCAAGGAGGCATCGGCGTACGTCAAGGAACTCAAGAGCCTTCCGCCCGCCAAGGCTCATCAACGGGAAGACCAATACAACGAAGGTGCGGCCCTGGGGTCCACGGAGTTGGTGTGTCTCGACAAGGTGCTGGACAAGCCCAAGGGCGCTCGCTCCACCTTCGAGACATGTGATCTCTTTTCAAACGCGCGGCAGTTCATCCACGTCAAGAAGATGGGGAAGTCCTCCTTCTTGAGCCACTTGTTTTCCCAGGGCGCGGTGTCGGCCGAGACCTTCCTGCGGGACGAGGACACCCGACATCGGTTCAAGCGGCGGGTCGAGGCGCAGAGTTCCGTGTTGGCGAAGATGCTGGGTGACCCCACGCGGGCTCCGACTCGCGGCGAGTATGAAGTCGTCTTCGCGGTCATCGCGAAGGCGAACAGGCTGGGATGGCCGCGGGCGCTGCCCTTCTTCAGTCAGCTCAACTTCGTCCGGCAGGCGGATCGCCTTCGTACCCTCGGCTACAAGGTCGCCTTGTGCCGGATCGATGTACGGAAATGA
- a CDS encoding FBP domain-containing protein produces the protein MFLIETEKDLLQAFRPRDREKVELPKGLKFPLFVRDYFSWVEPSGTRVFLVCPSPDNKRPMGLAFRREPQGSSTPSQMCDWCHAYGSSNEIGLLSTDVNSKRRVGVNLCLDLRCKEKLETAADLSGRHFREAMPPLMERMTRFAREALRIHTVPED, from the coding sequence ATGTTCCTGATCGAGACCGAGAAAGATCTGCTGCAAGCGTTCCGCCCGCGTGACCGGGAGAAGGTGGAGTTGCCCAAGGGCCTCAAGTTCCCCCTCTTCGTCCGCGATTACTTCTCGTGGGTGGAGCCCTCGGGGACGCGGGTCTTCCTGGTGTGCCCCTCGCCGGACAACAAGCGTCCCATGGGCCTCGCCTTCCGGAGAGAGCCCCAGGGCTCCAGCACCCCGTCCCAGATGTGCGACTGGTGCCATGCCTACGGCTCGTCGAACGAGATTGGCCTGTTGTCCACGGACGTCAACTCGAAGCGCCGCGTGGGCGTCAACCTGTGCCTGGATCTGCGGTGCAAGGAGAAGCTGGAGACGGCCGCGGACCTGTCCGGCCGTCACTTCCGGGAGGCCATGCCCCCCCTCATGGAGCGCATGACCCGCTTCGCCCGCGAGGCGCTGCGCATCCACACCGTTCCGGAGGATTGA
- a CDS encoding acetyl/propionyl/methylcrotonyl-CoA carboxylase subunit alpha, producing the protein MITSLLIANRGEIARRIIRTARRLGIRTVAVYSEADANAPHVREADEAVPIGPAPARESYLVPDKLIAAARQSGAQAIHPGYGFLSENAGFAEAVIAAGLTWVGPPPSAIRAMGLKDAAKKRMAEAGVPTTPGYLGEDQSPERLHREADGIGYPVLIKAVAGGGGKGMRKVDRSEDFPGALMSCRREASASFGDDRVLLEKYVTRPRHIEVQVFADQHGQAVHLFERDCSLQRRHQKVIEEAPAPGMDAATRESVCQAAVRAARAVGYEGAGTIEFIADASDGLRADRIWFMEMNTRLQVEHPVTEAITGQDLVEWQLRIASGEPLPLAQEQLHIRGHAMEARLYAENPATGFLPSTGPLTHFLLPTESVRVDSGVEQGGEVTPTYDPMIAKLIAHAPTRSMAAARLAAACRAVRVWPVKTNAAFLARCLEHPDFLAGAVDTGFIGARLDALVPGADPSEAVLQAAAVARLAPVTAAPIGFRLNAPPRIEVRLESEGARHVIQVKAPPRPSALPVVTTGEQTIVFAQGLAHAFTPLREEGTAGEATASGGAVLSPMPGRIVTVSVEAKASVRKGQPLVTLEAMKMEHTLLAPFDGVVVELPAKTGAQVAEGVVLARLEPA; encoded by the coding sequence ATGATCACCAGCCTGCTCATCGCCAACCGCGGGGAGATCGCCCGCCGCATCATCCGCACCGCCCGCCGCCTGGGCATCCGCACCGTAGCCGTCTACTCGGAGGCGGACGCGAACGCGCCGCACGTGCGCGAGGCGGACGAGGCGGTGCCCATCGGCCCCGCTCCGGCGCGCGAGAGCTACCTCGTGCCGGACAAGCTCATCGCCGCCGCGCGTCAGTCGGGCGCCCAGGCCATCCACCCCGGCTACGGCTTCCTGTCGGAGAACGCGGGCTTCGCCGAGGCGGTGATCGCCGCGGGGCTCACGTGGGTGGGCCCTCCGCCCTCGGCCATCCGCGCCATGGGGCTCAAGGACGCCGCCAAGAAGCGCATGGCGGAGGCGGGCGTGCCCACCACGCCGGGCTACCTCGGGGAGGACCAGTCCCCCGAGCGGCTGCACCGCGAGGCCGACGGCATCGGCTATCCGGTGCTCATCAAGGCCGTGGCGGGCGGCGGCGGCAAGGGCATGCGCAAGGTGGACCGCTCCGAGGACTTCCCGGGGGCGCTCATGTCCTGCCGGCGCGAGGCCTCGGCGTCGTTCGGGGACGACCGGGTCCTCCTGGAGAAGTACGTCACGAGGCCCCGGCACATCGAGGTGCAGGTCTTCGCCGACCAGCACGGCCAGGCCGTGCACCTGTTCGAGCGGGACTGCTCCCTGCAGCGGCGTCACCAGAAGGTCATCGAGGAAGCTCCCGCGCCGGGAATGGACGCCGCCACGCGCGAGTCCGTGTGTCAGGCGGCGGTCCGGGCGGCCCGGGCCGTGGGGTATGAGGGAGCGGGCACCATCGAGTTCATCGCCGACGCGAGTGACGGGCTGCGCGCCGATCGCATCTGGTTCATGGAGATGAACACCCGCCTCCAGGTGGAACACCCGGTGACGGAGGCGATCACCGGCCAGGATCTGGTGGAGTGGCAGCTGCGCATCGCCTCGGGAGAGCCCCTGCCCCTGGCGCAGGAGCAGCTCCACATCCGCGGACACGCGATGGAGGCGCGCCTGTACGCGGAGAACCCAGCCACGGGCTTCCTGCCCTCGACGGGACCGCTCACCCACTTCCTCCTGCCCACCGAGTCGGTGCGGGTGGACTCCGGCGTTGAGCAGGGCGGAGAGGTGACGCCCACGTACGATCCGATGATCGCCAAGCTCATCGCCCATGCGCCCACGCGGAGCATGGCGGCGGCCCGGCTGGCGGCGGCCTGCCGCGCGGTGCGGGTATGGCCGGTCAAGACGAACGCGGCCTTCCTGGCGCGGTGCCTGGAGCATCCGGACTTCCTCGCGGGCGCGGTGGACACGGGCTTCATCGGAGCGAGGCTCGACGCCCTGGTGCCAGGAGCCGACCCCTCCGAGGCGGTGCTCCAGGCCGCCGCCGTGGCGAGGTTGGCCCCGGTGACGGCGGCGCCGATCGGCTTCCGGTTGAACGCACCGCCGCGCATCGAGGTGCGCCTGGAATCCGAGGGCGCCCGGCACGTCATCCAGGTGAAGGCACCGCCCCGCCCCTCCGCGCTGCCGGTGGTCACGACGGGCGAGCAGACGATCGTCTTCGCGCAGGGCCTGGCCCACGCATTCACCCCGCTCCGGGAGGAAGGCACGGCGGGCGAGGCGACCGCGAGCGGAGGGGCGGTGCTCTCGCCCATGCCGGGCCGCATCGTCACGGTCTCCGTGGAGGCGAAGGCCTCGGTCCGCAAGGGCCAGCCGCTGGTGACCCTCGAGGCCATGAAGATGGAGCACACGCTGCTCGCGCCCTTCGACGGCGTGGTGGTGGAGCTGCCCGCCAAGACGGGCGCCCAGGTGGCCGAGGGCGTGGTGCTCGCGAGGCTGGAGCCGGCGTAG
- a CDS encoding carboxyl transferase domain-containing protein, which translates to MSILSTTVDPSSEAFRRNEALNRRLAEELRARVAQMALGGSEDARKRHTSRGKLLPRERVERLLDAGSPFLEIGQLAANGMYGDEAPGAGVIGGIGRVSGREVMIVANDATVKGGAYFPMTVKKHLRAQEIAEANHLPCVYLVDSGGANLPHQAEVFPDREHFGRIFFNQANMSAKGIAQIACVMGSCTAGGAYVPAMSDETVIVRGAGSESQGTIFLAGPPLVKAATGEVISATDLGGADTHGRRSGVVDHVAANDEHALGIVRDIVSRLNTVKPVQLDMAAPVPPRYDPAELYGLIPSDVRAPYEVREVIARLVDGSEFHEFKALYGTSLVCGFARIWGYPVAILANNGVLFSESAQKAAHFIELACQRRTPLLFLQNISGFMVGGKYEAGGIAKDGAKMVTAVATASVPKFTVLIGGSFGAGNYGMCGRAYSPRFLFSWPNSRISVMGGEQAASVLATVKRDGMEAKGQTWSKEDEDAFKAPIRERYEAEGNPYYATARMWDDGIIDPVQTRDVLGLALSASLNAPLADAPRFGVFRM; encoded by the coding sequence ATGAGCATTCTATCCACCACCGTCGACCCTTCCTCGGAGGCCTTCCGCCGCAACGAGGCGCTCAACCGGCGCCTCGCCGAGGAACTTCGTGCCCGCGTCGCGCAGATGGCGCTGGGCGGTTCGGAGGACGCGCGCAAGCGGCACACGTCCCGAGGCAAGCTCCTGCCCCGCGAGCGTGTGGAGCGGCTGCTCGACGCGGGCTCGCCCTTCCTGGAGATCGGCCAGCTCGCCGCCAACGGCATGTACGGGGACGAGGCCCCGGGCGCGGGAGTGATTGGCGGAATCGGCCGGGTGTCCGGCCGCGAGGTGATGATCGTCGCCAACGACGCCACGGTGAAGGGCGGCGCCTACTTCCCCATGACGGTGAAGAAGCACCTGCGCGCACAGGAGATCGCCGAGGCCAACCACCTGCCGTGCGTGTACCTGGTGGACTCCGGCGGCGCCAACCTCCCCCATCAGGCGGAGGTGTTCCCGGACCGCGAGCACTTCGGACGCATCTTCTTCAACCAGGCGAACATGAGCGCCAAGGGCATCGCGCAGATCGCCTGTGTCATGGGCTCGTGCACGGCGGGCGGCGCCTACGTGCCCGCCATGAGTGACGAGACGGTGATCGTCCGCGGCGCGGGCTCCGAGAGCCAGGGCACCATCTTCCTGGCCGGCCCGCCGTTGGTGAAGGCCGCCACGGGCGAGGTCATCAGCGCCACGGACCTGGGCGGAGCCGACACGCACGGACGCAGATCCGGTGTGGTCGACCATGTCGCGGCGAACGACGAGCACGCGCTCGGCATCGTGCGCGACATCGTCTCGCGGCTGAACACCGTGAAGCCGGTCCAGCTGGACATGGCCGCGCCCGTCCCGCCCCGCTACGACCCGGCCGAGCTCTATGGCCTCATCCCCTCCGACGTCCGGGCCCCCTACGAGGTGCGCGAGGTGATCGCCCGGCTCGTGGACGGCTCGGAGTTCCACGAGTTCAAGGCGCTCTATGGCACGAGCCTCGTGTGCGGCTTCGCCCGTATCTGGGGCTACCCGGTGGCCATCCTGGCCAACAACGGCGTGCTCTTCTCGGAGAGCGCCCAGAAGGCGGCGCACTTCATCGAGCTGGCATGTCAGCGCCGCACGCCGCTGCTCTTCCTGCAGAACATCTCGGGCTTCATGGTGGGCGGCAAGTACGAGGCGGGCGGCATCGCCAAGGACGGCGCCAAGATGGTGACGGCGGTGGCCACGGCGAGCGTGCCCAAGTTCACGGTGCTCATCGGCGGCAGCTTCGGGGCGGGCAACTATGGCATGTGCGGACGGGCCTACTCGCCGCGCTTCCTGTTCTCCTGGCCCAACTCGCGCATCAGCGTCATGGGGGGCGAGCAGGCCGCGAGCGTGCTCGCCACCGTCAAGCGCGATGGCATGGAGGCCAAGGGACAGACCTGGTCCAAGGAGGACGAGGACGCGTTCAAGGCCCCCATCCGCGAGCGCTACGAGGCCGAGGGCAACCCCTACTACGCCACCGCTCGGATGTGGGACGACGGCATCATCGATCCCGTGCAGACGCGCGACGTGCTGGGCCTGGCCCTGTCCGCGTCGCTCAACGCGCCCCTCGCGGACGCTCCCCGCTTCGGCGTCTTCCGCATGTGA